One window of Dermacentor albipictus isolate Rhodes 1998 colony chromosome 9, USDA_Dalb.pri_finalv2, whole genome shotgun sequence genomic DNA carries:
- the LOC135921856 gene encoding zinc finger protein 2-like: MAGKETARPYLTMSGGSCNVGQGRSSAASDLNESRKSPPPRSVRDEVTVARKETARPYFTMSSGHYNLAPGTSSAPSDLDGSNVPAETREAAGHQRDNQAAYRKQECDVCRFAFTDAEAFEKHAADHVLGKKHNCPECGKLFPTPSKLTRHLATHGEPSFECAVCGKKYYTIGGHRNHMLSCHLGAHD, encoded by the exons ATGGCCGGGAAAGAAACAGCTCGACCCTACTTGACGATGTCGGGCGGCAGCTGCAACGTCGGCCAGGGTAGAAGCAGTGCAGCCTCTGATCTGAACGAAAGCAG GAAGTCGCCGCCTCCACGGTCCGTACGGGACGAGGTGACTGTGGCCCGGAAAGAAACAGCTCGACCCTACTTTACGATGTCGAGCGGCCACTACAACTTGGCCCCGGGTACAAGCAGTGCACCCTCTGATCTGGACGGAAGCAA TGTTCCCGCCGAAACCAGAGAAGCAGCGGGGCACCAGCGAGACAACCAGGCTGCCTACAGAAAGCAAGAGTGCGACGTGTGCCGGTTCGCTTTCACCGACGCGGAGGCCTTCGAAAAGCACGCCGCTGACCACGTGCTTGGGAAAAAACACAACTGTCCCGAGTGTGGTAAACTGTTTCCGACGCCTTCGAAGCTCACGAGACATTTAGCTACACACGGCGAACCATCCTTTGAGTGCGCCGTCTGCGGCAAAAAATATTATACCATAGGTGGGCACAGGAACCATATGCTGTCATGCCACCTAGGCGCACACGACTGA